One Leopardus geoffroyi isolate Oge1 chromosome C1, O.geoffroyi_Oge1_pat1.0, whole genome shotgun sequence DNA segment encodes these proteins:
- the LOC123597549 gene encoding S100P-binding protein isoform X3 encodes MTCSLVPSEQSSGTSLLPKDSAPFSWGSSDEDGLDDSLLDLSEGEEDDGHFSFTEEDIQELLKDDDLSNEHFSWGGGLLKDDSSHVEKGGKGDQILFDTSQEKNSSYTLGPVAETPGLLKLPQLSTSVGHGPTPTKPLNRHFALEKNLVKVTVAPFNPTVCDAVLDKDKTDLSKDLEKPSSLGEEMREDGLSPNESKLCTESEGISPNNSAWDMPPLSSPDSNFQQTVSDKNMPDSKKPTPVFSQILDNSETPHLGSSWKNGSHKSNCEMTFPVVSSSSNKQDVLDKDSGKLKVNERRLGKVIPVLQAKRRTNVPTFSQSDLEKQKQSYLKEVIAHIEHPKDTNQG; translated from the exons ATGACGTGCTCACTAGTGCCCTCTGAACAGTCTTCTGGGACTTCTCTCTTGCCTAAAGACAGTGCCCCATTTTCATGGGGTTCCTCGGATGAGGATGGATTGGATGACTCCTTGCTGGATCTGTCTGAGGGAGAAGAAGATGACGGCCATTTCAGTTTCACAGAGGAAGATATTCAGGAGCTCTTGAAGGATGATGACCTATCAAATGAGCACTTTTCTTGGGGAGGAGGGTTGCTTAAAGATGACAGCAGTCACGttgagaagggagggaaaggggatcAAATTCTATTTGATACTTCCCAAGAGAAAAATTCATCATACACCTTGGGACCAGTAGCTGAGACCCCTGGCCTCTTAAAACTACCTCAACTAAGTACATCAGTTGGTCATGGCCCAACTCCTACTAAACCGTTAAACAGACACTTTGCACTAGAAAAGAATCTTGTAAAAGTAACAGTTGCACCATTTAATCCAACAGTTTGTGATGCTGTGCTTGATAAGGATAAGACTGATTTATCCAAAGATCTTGAAAAGCCCTCCTCCCTTGGGGAAGAGATGAGAGAAGATGGTCTTAGCCCAAATGAGAGCAAACTCTGCACTGAATCTGAAGGGATCAGTCCCAATAATTCTGCTTGGGATATGCCCCCGCTCTCTTCTCCAGACAGTAACTTTCAGCAAACTGTGTCTGATAAAAATATGCCTGACAGTAAGAAACCTACACCTGTATTCTCTCAGATCTTGGACAATTCAGAGACTCCTCATTTGGGGTCATCCTGGAAAAATGGATCACATAAATCAAATTGTGAAATGACGTTTCCAGTTGTTTCCAGTTCATCAAACAAA CAGGATGTTCTTGACAAGGATTCTGGGAAGCTGAAAGTCAACGAGAGAAGACTAGGCAAAGTCATACCTGTTCTGCAAGCCAAAAGAAG GACTAATGTTCCGACGTTTTCACAATCAGATCTAGAAAAGCAGAAGCAAAGTTATCTCAAGGAAGTCATTGCTCACATAGAACACCCAAAGGACACTAACCAAG GAtga